A window from Leptothermofonsia sichuanensis E412 encodes these proteins:
- a CDS encoding IS1 family transposase (programmed frameshift), which yields MVLEPIHCPVCDGIEVIKHGTTPDGKQRYFCQNSGCHRRTFILQYTYQGYLPEVKQQISDMAMNGSGIRDTARVLHISPTTVIEELKKDRQLKAVNELKLAELEPAQSIVKLCQWEDTEAEADEMWSFVQSKAQQRWLWHAIDHHSGKILAYVLATHQDEAFLQLKALLEPFGIMQFYTDGWGTYERQLDPSLHTVGKQNTQKIERKHLTLRTRLKRLARKTICFSKSILMHDIVIGLFINRYEFGFAI from the exons ATGGTATTAGAACCAATTCACTGCCCTGTGTGTGATGGGATTGAGGTGATCAAACACGGCACAACACCAGACGGCAAACAGCGCTACTTTTGTCAAAACTCAGGATGCCATCGGCGCACCTTTATTTTGCAATACACCTATCAAGGGTATCTGCCTGAAGTCAAGCAACAAATCAGCGATATGGCAATGAATGGGAGTGGGATTCGAGACACTGCCCGTGTCCTTCACATTAGTCCAACGACGGTGATTGAGGAATTA AAAAAAGATCGTCAACTCAAAGCCGTGAATGAACTCAAACTGGCTGAGTTGGAACCCGCTCAAAGCATCGTAAAGCTTTGCCAGTGGGAAGATACAGAGGCAGAAGCCGATGAAATGTGGAGTTTTGTCCAGTCTAAAGCCCAGCAACGTTGGTTATGGCATGCAATTGACCATCACAGTGGAAAAATATTAGCTTATGTGTTGGCGACGCATCAAGATGAAGCATTCCTCCAACTCAAAGCGTTATTAGAACCGTTTGGAATTATGCAGTTTTACACAGATGGTTGGGGAACCTATGAGCGGCAGCTTGACCCAAGTCTTCATACCGTTGGCAAACAGAACACGCAGAAGATTGAGCGTAAGCATTTGACTTTACGCACGCGCTTGAAGCGATTAGCTCGCAAAACTATTTGCTTTTCTAAGTCCATTCTGATGCATGACATTGTGATTGGGCTATTTATTAACCGTTATGAGTTTGGTTTTGCTATCTAA
- a CDS encoding Uma2 family endonuclease, whose protein sequence is MTQQLLNPNEYPDEYADEIVTELDISHLTIEDDAPVDNFQSEVQQRLLVEPLYSSKALPSPFLAAANVGLFYKLKGDPIVPDVLLSLGVQRAEDLSQRRNRSYFVWEFGKVPDVCIEIVSNQEGDELALSPKSQQKGKADSKKDIYAYIGVPYYVVFDPLRQIQDASEMNGALLRVWTLMSGRYHELTAAEGIDAVGQNVWLETVGLGLVLWQGEFEEAVSRLWLRWCDQQGLVIPTGAERAEQERQRAEQERQRAERLAARLRELGEDPDRLL, encoded by the coding sequence ATGACTCAACAACTTCTCAATCCCAACGAGTACCCCGACGAATACGCAGATGAGATCGTCACTGAGCTGGATATCAGTCACCTTACCATCGAAGATGATGCGCCTGTGGACAATTTTCAATCCGAAGTTCAGCAACGGCTGCTGGTGGAACCGCTCTACAGTTCCAAAGCACTCCCATCTCCCTTTTTAGCGGCTGCGAATGTAGGGCTATTCTACAAACTCAAAGGGGATCCGATTGTGCCCGATGTTCTACTCAGTCTGGGTGTGCAACGGGCAGAGGATTTATCCCAGCGCCGCAATCGTTCCTATTTTGTCTGGGAGTTTGGTAAAGTGCCTGATGTTTGTATTGAAATTGTTTCCAACCAGGAGGGTGATGAGTTAGCACTCAGTCCAAAATCACAACAGAAAGGCAAAGCGGACTCCAAGAAAGATATCTACGCTTATATCGGCGTTCCATACTATGTCGTATTTGATCCGCTGCGGCAAATTCAGGACGCCTCCGAGATGAATGGCGCATTGCTGCGGGTCTGGACCTTGATGTCTGGACGCTACCATGAACTCACCGCGGCTGAGGGCATTGACGCAGTGGGGCAGAATGTCTGGCTTGAAACTGTGGGATTGGGGCTGGTCCTGTGGCAGGGGGAATTTGAGGAAGCCGTGTCCCGGCTGTGGTTGCGTTGGTGTGATCAGCAGGGGTTGGTGATTCCCACGGGGGCAGAACGAGCAGAGCAGGAACGCCAGCGAGCAGAGCAGGAACGCCAGCGAGCAGAGCGACTGGCGGCGCGGCTGCGAGAATTGGGTGAAGATCCCGATCGCCTGCTTTAA
- a CDS encoding response regulator transcription factor: MITTQGTMENFSESFDLNRLEQEVLIRLLSQTALFWKPIKVFQEAKESINEVIFELKVDKTEFYVVRRKQTDIKAEIKAIGLSPRELAIARLIAQGLPTKTISSQLKISPCTVSTYLRRIFGKLGVTSRAAMVARLMQDNMLKISALD, translated from the coding sequence ATGATCACTACCCAAGGAACAATGGAAAACTTTTCAGAATCCTTCGATCTGAATCGACTTGAGCAGGAAGTCTTGATTCGCCTGCTCAGTCAGACAGCCCTATTTTGGAAACCAATTAAGGTGTTTCAGGAAGCAAAAGAAAGCATTAATGAAGTGATCTTTGAACTGAAAGTTGACAAAACTGAGTTTTATGTCGTTCGCCGCAAACAAACTGATATCAAGGCGGAGATCAAAGCGATTGGCCTCAGCCCACGAGAACTGGCGATCGCTCGTTTAATCGCCCAGGGTTTGCCAACCAAAACTATTAGCAGCCAGCTTAAAATTAGTCCCTGCACTGTCTCTACTTATCTGCGTCGCATTTTCGGCAAGCTGGGCGTTACCTCACGCGCTGCAATGGTCGCTCGCCTCATGCAAGACAATATGCTCAAAATTAGTGCTCTCGATTAA
- the arsM gene encoding arsenosugar biosynthesis arsenite methyltransferase ArsM encodes MTYLETTAQLYAEAAKTPQVGLCCVNTPPLQFPGLHIPEIMQQMNYGCGSTVHPTELFGEPTVLYIGVGGGIEALQFAYFCRQPGRVIAVDPVPEMRQAAARNLQLAAQDNDWFHPDSVKILAGDAFELPVSDASVDVVAQNCLFNIFEPDDLQRALVETYRVLKPGGRLIMSDPIATRPIPAQLQQDERLRALCLSGALTYEDYIQHLVAIGFGQIEIRARRPYRLLDTQHYNLDAPLLLESLDSVSFKVPLPEDGACVFTGKTAIYAGSESFLDDHAGHLLQRGIPLAVCDKTAAKFSLQFPQDVVITDSTWHYNGGGCC; translated from the coding sequence ATGACATATCTAGAAACCACTGCCCAACTTTATGCTGAAGCCGCTAAAACGCCTCAGGTGGGTTTGTGCTGTGTCAATACTCCACCCCTCCAGTTCCCAGGACTGCATATTCCGGAAATCATGCAGCAGATGAACTATGGCTGTGGCTCCACGGTACATCCGACCGAGTTATTTGGTGAACCCACTGTCTTGTACATTGGTGTTGGCGGTGGAATTGAAGCCCTGCAATTTGCCTATTTCTGTCGTCAACCCGGTCGTGTGATTGCTGTCGATCCGGTTCCTGAGATGCGCCAGGCGGCTGCCCGCAACCTTCAGCTTGCTGCCCAGGATAATGATTGGTTTCATCCTGATTCGGTCAAAATTCTGGCAGGAGATGCGTTTGAGTTACCTGTATCCGATGCATCGGTAGATGTGGTGGCTCAAAACTGTCTGTTTAATATTTTCGAGCCGGATGATCTGCAACGGGCACTGGTTGAAACCTATCGAGTATTAAAGCCCGGTGGACGGTTGATCATGAGTGACCCGATCGCCACCCGTCCAATTCCAGCCCAACTTCAGCAAGACGAGCGGTTACGTGCCCTCTGCTTATCTGGCGCATTGACCTACGAGGACTATATTCAGCATCTGGTGGCGATCGGATTTGGGCAAATCGAGATTCGAGCCCGCCGTCCCTACCGCCTGCTCGATACTCAACATTACAACCTCGATGCCCCGCTGTTGCTAGAAAGCCTGGACTCGGTTTCGTTCAAAGTCCCCCTTCCAGAGGACGGTGCCTGTGTGTTTACCGGGAAAACGGCGATTTATGCCGGTTCCGAATCATTCCTGGATGATCATGCCGGGCATCTGTTGCAACGGGGCATTCCTCTGGCAGTCTGCGACAAAACGGCTGCCAAATTTTCTCTGCAATTTCCCCAGGACGTGGTTATTACAGATTCTACCTGGCACTATAACGGCGGCGGATGCTGCTAG
- a CDS encoding TVP38/TMEM64 family protein — protein MTNYYWSGMSTIACFLVASPTLAQGVEGSSFNPSELLRSALQWIESLGVGGGIAFIAIYIAATVAFLPGSILTLGAGAVFGVLLGAVYVFVGATLGAIAAFLVGRYLARGWISQKIKGNQRFEAIDNAVASEGFKIVLLTRLSPVFPFNLLNYAFGITGVSLKDYALGSIGMIPGTVMYVYIGSLAGDLARIGIDPQPTNPTIQWAIRIIGLIATVAVTIYVTRLARKALADRVSE, from the coding sequence TTGACAAATTACTACTGGTCAGGGATGAGTACGATCGCCTGTTTCCTGGTTGCCTCCCCTACCCTGGCTCAAGGTGTGGAAGGCTCATCCTTTAACCCGTCGGAACTGCTGCGCTCTGCTTTGCAGTGGATTGAAAGTTTGGGGGTTGGAGGTGGTATTGCCTTTATCGCTATCTACATTGCCGCAACAGTGGCGTTTCTGCCTGGATCAATTTTGACCCTGGGGGCAGGGGCAGTCTTTGGGGTATTGCTGGGGGCGGTTTATGTCTTTGTTGGAGCCACCCTGGGTGCGATCGCCGCTTTCTTGGTCGGGCGCTACCTGGCACGGGGCTGGATCAGCCAGAAAATCAAGGGAAATCAACGGTTTGAGGCGATCGACAACGCCGTTGCCAGCGAGGGGTTCAAAATTGTGCTGTTGACTCGGCTCTCCCCAGTGTTCCCGTTCAATCTTCTGAATTATGCCTTTGGCATTACAGGGGTTTCCTTGAAAGATTATGCATTGGGGTCGATTGGTATGATCCCTGGCACTGTGATGTATGTTTATATCGGCTCTCTGGCAGGTGATCTGGCCAGAATTGGGATCGACCCTCAGCCCACAAATCCCACCATCCAATGGGCAATTCGCATCATTGGCCTGATTGCAACCGTCGCCGTCACCATTTATGTCACCCGTCTCGCCCGTAAAGCACTGGCAGACAGGGTCAGTGAGTAA